Sequence from the Bacteroidota bacterium genome:
TCACCAATTTCGAAGGAAACATCATCATTTTCTTTTAATTCCCTGCTATTTTGGTCAATTCCGGTATAATGGACAAAAATGTCACCTTTTTCATAGGTTATAAAACCGTAACCTTTTTGGTTATTATACCATTTAACTTTTCCCTGATACATTTTTTAAAATTTATTTGATTAGTAGTTATTTCTTCTATAATTGTTGCGGTTAAAGTTGCGTTCACCTTCAGCCTTAGGCCTTGCTTCGCTTACAGAAATTTCACGGTTCAGCAGATTATAGCCGTTAAGTTCTTCAATGGCTCTTTTTCCATCTTCATCATTGGCCATTTCAACAAAACCAAAACCTTTGCTTCTTCCGGAATACTTATCCTTTACAATTTTCACCGAAGTCACTTCGCCGTATTCTTCAAAAATTTGCTTCAGATTGTCTTCAGTACTGTTGTAACTGATGTTACCTACATAAATGTTCATAGTTTAAATGCTTTTAATAAATAATTTAGTTTTTGCTTTAAGATTAATGTGAGAAAAAAATGACCGGTCTGAAAGGATAACTACGGAAGGCAAGTCTTAAGCAGAGCAGAAATTTAATCACACAACTCAATAAAGTTTTACAAAGATAAACTTTATTTTCAAATATAAATTTAATTCTTTATTTTTTTCAGAAAAAAAAGAGGGTTAGTTCTCTTCACTTTCAATAAATTAATGCGATATAACAATCTGTTATTCAAGTATTGAACTTGTAATTCTGCTGCCATCATTTTAAAAAGGCGAAATATCAGGCTTCTTTACAGCCCGATTTCTTGCGTCTTTTTTAATTCTTTGTATCTTTGAAGCATAAACGTTAATGGAATAAACCCATGCAAAAACTTTTATTAC
This genomic interval carries:
- a CDS encoding cold shock domain-containing protein; its protein translation is MYQGKVKWYNNQKGYGFITYEKGDIFVHYTGIDQNSRELKENDDVSFEIGEGKKGPQAINVKKI
- a CDS encoding RNA-binding protein, translated to MNIYVGNISYNSTEDNLKQIFEEYGEVTSVKIVKDKYSGRSKGFGFVEMANDEDGKRAIEELNGYNLLNREISVSEARPKAEGERNFNRNNYRRNNY